A genomic window from Sulfurospirillum diekertiae includes:
- a CDS encoding ATP-binding protein, translating to MITISKRLLRIAGRTNAHYNLIKEGDKILLGLSGGKDSLSLAHILKHMQRVAPFDFEFKAVTIAYGMGEDLQTLHNHCIEHDIDHEIVDTKIFDLAQDKIRENSSFCSFFSRMRRGALYTYALEHGYSKLALAHHLDDAVESFFMNFSHNGALRSMPPIYKAQNGLWVIRPLIHVRERQLRDCAIDAHMPIIGDEACPAMRFDVKMPVMRAKTKEMLVNMEKENPDLFISLKKAFENIQTTSFSDARFLE from the coding sequence ATGATCACCATTAGTAAACGCCTTTTACGCATTGCTGGGCGTACCAATGCCCATTACAACCTCATAAAAGAAGGCGATAAGATTTTGCTGGGGCTTAGTGGCGGTAAAGACTCCCTAAGTCTTGCGCATATTTTAAAACACATGCAACGTGTCGCTCCATTTGATTTTGAATTTAAAGCCGTTACAATTGCCTATGGGATGGGTGAAGATCTTCAGACGTTGCACAACCACTGTATTGAGCATGACATTGATCATGAGATTGTCGATACAAAGATTTTCGATCTTGCACAAGATAAAATACGTGAAAACTCCTCTTTTTGTAGTTTTTTTTCACGCATGAGACGAGGAGCTCTTTACACCTATGCGCTTGAGCATGGTTACAGTAAATTAGCTCTTGCACATCACCTTGACGATGCCGTAGAGAGCTTTTTCATGAACTTCTCACACAATGGAGCCCTTCGCTCAATGCCACCCATTTATAAAGCGCAAAATGGCTTATGGGTGATTCGCCCACTTATTCATGTACGAGAGCGTCAACTGCGTGATTGTGCGATTGATGCTCATATGCCTATTATTGGAGATGAAGCATGTCCTGCGATGCGTTTTGATGTCAAAATGCCCGTGATGCGTGCCAAAACGAAAGAGATGCTTGTTAACATGGAAAAAGAGAACCCCGATCTTTTTATTTCACTCAAAAAAGCATTTGAGAATATTCAAACAACCAGCTTTAGCGATGCACGCTTTTTAGAGTAA
- the recO gene encoding recombination protein RecO encodes MLKFLMQGYIINLNRVKDEDLIVTILTQNSIKTVYRFYGARHSTIHLGYKIDFEAIPSLKSTLPQLRSIMHLGTPWNNQRERMLVWQPFIRLFYTHLKDIGTIDSFYFDLLELSSSIWQIQNPKRIAIEAYIKLLIYEGRLHDDFICFNCEEPILEDLTLIRGFLPAHKTCAWNQTFDLLHVKQLFEEQSTIALDDEQINVLWKILLEGF; translated from the coding sequence ATGCTAAAATTCCTTATGCAAGGATATATTATCAATTTGAATCGTGTAAAAGACGAAGATTTAATTGTCACCATTTTAACGCAAAATAGCATTAAAACGGTTTATAGATTTTACGGTGCTCGCCATTCCACAATTCATTTAGGTTATAAAATAGATTTTGAAGCCATCCCCTCTCTCAAATCCACGCTGCCGCAACTTCGTTCTATTATGCATTTAGGAACGCCTTGGAATAATCAAAGAGAACGTATGCTTGTCTGGCAACCCTTTATCAGGCTTTTTTATACACATCTCAAAGACATAGGAACAATTGATAGTTTTTATTTTGATCTTTTAGAACTAAGTTCATCTATTTGGCAGATACAAAATCCTAAACGTATCGCTATAGAAGCCTATATTAAACTTTTAATATATGAAGGAAGATTACATGATGATTTTATCTGTTTTAACTGCGAAGAACCTATCTTAGAGGATTTAACACTTATTCGAGGTTTTTTACCTGCACATAAAACCTGTGCTTGGAATCAAACCTTTGATCTTTTACATGTAAAACAACTTTTTGAAGAACAAAGTACCATAGCACTGGATGATGAACAGATCAATGTGCTATGGAAGATTTTATTGGAAGGATTTTAA
- a CDS encoding glutamate synthase subunit beta, which produces MQNFINEERCEPRKRSSGDRVKDFKEIYEVLSKEDASLQADRCIQCGDPFCHSKCPLHNYIPFWLKATSAMKRDLAFNLSNESNPYPEITGRICPQDRLCEGDCTLNDGHGAITIGAIETFISEEGFKKGLKPTFPGITTKKKVAIIGAGPAGLACATYLLRAGIAVSMYERQNRAGGLLTYGIPGFKLDKEVVARRVRWLQDAGMTLHVNTNVGKDISFDEIAHSHDALFLSIGAENPRKANVTNENANGVFMAIDFLRSIQKKLFSESYDKKFEVKGKNVVVIGGGDTAMDCLRTSIREGAKSVTCLYRRDKYNMPGSKKEFKNAIEEGAEFVYNVTPKEILVNSDGQVIGIDMNKTILGAKDANCRQCVEIVKGGEFRVDADVIIFALGFTPAVPTFLAENGIEVSKTGVIVVNSEYQTTKSGVYAGGDCKRGSDLVVTAAKEGKEAALHMIKKLLG; this is translated from the coding sequence ATGCAAAATTTTATTAATGAAGAGAGATGCGAGCCTAGAAAACGCTCAAGCGGAGATAGAGTCAAAGATTTTAAAGAAATTTATGAAGTTTTGAGTAAAGAAGACGCCTCTTTGCAAGCGGATCGTTGTATCCAGTGTGGTGATCCTTTTTGTCATAGCAAATGCCCTTTGCATAATTACATTCCTTTTTGGCTCAAAGCAACCAGTGCCATGAAGCGCGATCTTGCGTTTAATCTCTCCAATGAGAGCAATCCGTATCCTGAGATTACAGGGCGTATTTGTCCACAAGATCGTTTATGCGAAGGGGATTGTACACTGAACGACGGGCATGGTGCCATTACGATTGGCGCGATTGAGACCTTTATTTCTGAAGAGGGCTTTAAAAAAGGTCTTAAACCTACTTTCCCAGGTATTACGACCAAGAAAAAAGTCGCTATCATTGGTGCGGGACCTGCGGGTCTTGCATGTGCAACTTATCTTCTAAGAGCGGGTATTGCCGTCAGTATGTATGAGAGACAAAATAGGGCTGGTGGACTTTTAACGTATGGGATTCCTGGTTTTAAGCTTGATAAAGAAGTCGTAGCACGTCGTGTGAGATGGCTTCAAGACGCAGGTATGACGTTACATGTAAACACAAATGTCGGTAAAGACATTAGCTTTGATGAGATTGCCCATAGTCATGATGCACTCTTTTTAAGCATAGGAGCTGAAAATCCTCGCAAAGCCAATGTTACCAATGAAAATGCAAATGGTGTCTTTATGGCAATTGATTTTTTACGCTCTATTCAGAAAAAACTTTTCAGCGAGAGTTACGATAAAAAATTTGAAGTCAAAGGTAAAAATGTCGTGGTCATTGGTGGTGGTGATACGGCAATGGATTGTTTACGAACGTCCATTCGTGAAGGTGCCAAAAGTGTGACTTGCCTTTATAGACGCGATAAATACAATATGCCAGGCTCAAAAAAAGAGTTTAAAAATGCCATTGAAGAGGGTGCAGAGTTTGTCTATAACGTTACGCCAAAAGAGATTTTAGTCAACTCTGATGGACAAGTGATCGGGATTGATATGAATAAAACCATCCTAGGTGCGAAAGATGCCAACTGCCGTCAATGTGTTGAAATTGTTAAAGGTGGCGAATTTAGGGTAGATGCGGATGTCATTATATTTGCCCTTGGATTTACTCCAGCCGTTCCGACTTTCTTAGCTGAAAATGGCATTGAAGTTTCAAAAACAGGCGTCATTGTGGTTAATAGTGAATATCAAACAACGAAATCAGGTGTTTATGCAGGTGGGGATTGTAAGCGGGGTTCTGACCTGGTTGTTACGGCAGCAAAAGAGGGTAAAGAAGCCGCATTGCACATGATTAAAAAATTGCTTGGATAA
- a CDS encoding inositol monophosphatase family protein, which translates to MSFIESALQANRELFQLLHVKGLEESHYQSFALGAGGDVSSGIDLVAEKIFIHYLLPFGTIVSEESGVIENPTSSIRIVLDPIDGSDNLLSNIPYYGTSIAYFENDKCTKAVITNLANGDIFIKDEMGLRRGKLEKNTLSLVTCNAFSKVGIFERSYCSLKVHDTLKIAKIKYRSPGAFALSLAYAHDVSFVLYEGKMRTYDIEAGLFMCEDLYTFCEGDIFLVSKDKEIFAKIKSLFISN; encoded by the coding sequence GTGAGCTTTATTGAATCCGCACTGCAAGCGAACAGAGAGCTCTTTCAGCTTTTACATGTAAAAGGGTTGGAAGAGTCTCATTATCAATCTTTTGCGCTTGGAGCAGGAGGAGATGTGAGTTCAGGCATTGATCTGGTGGCAGAAAAAATTTTTATTCATTACCTTTTGCCGTTTGGAACGATTGTATCCGAGGAGAGTGGGGTGATTGAAAATCCTACTTCCTCTATTCGTATTGTACTTGACCCCATAGATGGCAGTGATAATCTGCTTTCAAATATTCCTTATTATGGCACCTCTATTGCCTATTTTGAAAATGATAAATGCACTAAAGCAGTCATTACTAATCTTGCCAATGGCGATATTTTTATCAAAGATGAAATGGGTTTGCGCCGTGGAAAATTAGAAAAAAATACCTTGAGTCTGGTTACATGTAATGCTTTTTCAAAGGTGGGAATTTTTGAGCGATCTTACTGTTCACTTAAGGTACATGACACGCTCAAAATTGCTAAAATTAAGTACCGTTCTCCTGGTGCTTTTGCCCTCTCTCTAGCTTATGCACACGATGTTTCGTTTGTTTTGTATGAAGGTAAAATGCGCACGTATGATATAGAAGCGGGGCTCTTTATGTGTGAGGATCTTTACACGTTTTGTGAAGGCGATATTTTCCTTGTAAGCAAAGATAAGGAAATTTTTGCTAAAATAAAAAGTTTATTTATAAGCAATTAG
- the accD gene encoding acetyl-CoA carboxylase, carboxyltransferase subunit beta, with protein MRFAEIFSKIRKAQSTPSEAPSHWVKCSACQSLMYYKEIEQRFNVCPKCGFHMRISAKQRIEQLCDEGSFVEFDTNLVPIDPLKFVDKKSYKKRIEEAQEKTGNNSSVACGSCRIDGVNAQIVVFDFAFMGGSLGSVEGEKIVRAINRAMANKEGLVIVSASGGARMQESTFSLLQMSKTSAALAKLADAKLPYISILTDPTMGGVSASFAFLGDIIMAEPGALVGFAGQRVIKQTIGADLPEGFQKAEFLLEHGLIDMIVTRTDMKKVVADLLKLLGESCKNDAFELRLKA; from the coding sequence ATGCGATTTGCAGAAATTTTCTCTAAGATCCGAAAAGCACAATCTACCCCAAGCGAAGCTCCAAGCCATTGGGTTAAGTGTAGTGCGTGCCAATCATTAATGTATTATAAAGAGATTGAACAACGTTTTAATGTATGCCCTAAATGCGGTTTTCATATGCGTATCTCAGCAAAACAACGTATTGAACAATTATGTGATGAAGGTAGTTTTGTTGAGTTTGATACCAATTTAGTGCCGATTGATCCTCTTAAATTCGTGGATAAAAAATCGTATAAAAAACGTATTGAAGAGGCGCAAGAAAAGACAGGTAATAATTCGTCAGTTGCTTGTGGTTCATGTCGTATTGATGGTGTGAATGCACAAATTGTTGTTTTTGATTTTGCCTTTATGGGTGGAAGTTTAGGCTCTGTTGAAGGGGAAAAAATCGTTCGTGCCATCAACCGCGCTATGGCCAATAAAGAAGGTTTAGTGATCGTAAGTGCCAGTGGTGGCGCACGTATGCAAGAGAGTACATTTTCATTACTTCAAATGTCTAAAACTTCCGCTGCTCTTGCCAAACTAGCGGATGCTAAATTACCGTATATTTCCATTCTTACCGATCCAACCATGGGAGGGGTCAGTGCATCGTTTGCCTTTTTGGGCGATATAATCATGGCAGAGCCAGGTGCTCTGGTTGGGTTTGCTGGACAAAGAGTGATTAAACAGACCATTGGTGCCGATCTACCAGAAGGATTCCAGAAAGCAGAGTTTTTACTTGAACATGGTTTAATTGATATGATTGTTACCCGTACTGATATGAAAAAAGTGGTAGCAGATCTGTTAAAGCTTTTGGGTGAGAGTTGTAAAAATGATGCATTTGAGCTAAGACTCAAAGCATGA
- a CDS encoding 23S rRNA (pseudouridine(1915)-N(3))-methyltransferase RlmH: MNVKVFTIEKSSDKALDAIACEYTKMISRFAKVEEIKIFNKQIATAQMIGEKEAKISYTKAYESHLKGYNVALDVEGEQLSSEQFSSLFDQDVTINFFIGGAFGFEDAFLGKTQKIISLSRLTYAHKIAKVVLFEQIYRGLCIKNNHPYHK, from the coding sequence ATGAATGTAAAGGTCTTTACGATCGAAAAGAGCAGCGATAAAGCATTAGATGCTATCGCGTGCGAATACACCAAGATGATTTCTCGCTTTGCTAAAGTTGAAGAAATTAAGATTTTTAATAAGCAAATCGCGACAGCACAAATGATCGGAGAGAAAGAAGCTAAGATTTCCTACACAAAAGCGTATGAATCCCATTTAAAAGGGTACAATGTCGCACTTGATGTAGAAGGTGAACAGCTAAGCAGCGAACAATTTAGTTCTCTCTTTGATCAAGATGTTACGATTAATTTTTTTATCGGCGGTGCTTTTGGGTTTGAAGATGCCTTTTTAGGTAAAACTCAAAAGATTATAAGTTTAAGTAGATTAACATATGCGCACAAAATCGCGAAGGTGGTTTTATTTGAACAGATTTATAGGGGATTGTGTATAAAAAACAACCATCCCTATCATAAATAG
- the dksA gene encoding RNA polymerase-binding protein DksA, with the protein MREHELKHFEDLLKERRVQIKKNIEDSMREINDLKDTDVGDEADHASVSTDRMIEQAISTQQMKELSEIEFALNKIRNGSYGICEMCEEEIGFQRLKVKPHARYCIVCREIIEKSAKNK; encoded by the coding sequence ATGAGAGAGCACGAGCTAAAGCATTTCGAAGACCTTCTGAAAGAGAGAAGAGTCCAAATTAAAAAGAATATTGAAGACTCCATGCGGGAAATCAATGATCTTAAAGATACCGATGTCGGTGATGAAGCAGATCATGCTTCGGTCAGTACAGACCGTATGATCGAGCAGGCTATCAGTACACAACAAATGAAAGAGCTTAGCGAGATAGAATTTGCACTTAATAAAATCAGAAATGGCAGTTACGGCATTTGTGAAATGTGCGAAGAGGAAATTGGTTTTCAAAGACTCAAAGTTAAGCCACATGCACGTTATTGCATCGTATGCCGTGAGATTATTGAAAAATCAGCAAAAAATAAGTAG
- a CDS encoding fatty-acid--CoA ligase, with translation MGIKRYFLVSLIYMLAIGLYVYSFNGGSTTLELFSFSMTLPVAFWIVLPILFLVIGSIGHLVFYNFKDFLYKRALKKDNELFQEATKNRILGEEVTTSYKTEGFKFAGKVLQCMRFDPALPTTFLEEDVAKVCALAVSVANGNYEDLKKYRLAKANPLVIQNSINRLKVEPRFALEVLKNCKELDNELCRQAYDALIGFASFNEIKRYDFPPEKRTFRRMMERYLDADDSFDMDIKSIEDMLEHFNADRADYLELAHEIKIKLTPDALIALFEKLYNSKGAVAADAYLYVLYDLQMIDKIRDLLLNSDPEDFVKFKTILFLRDHGRNIDIEKFLRL, from the coding sequence ATGGGAATCAAACGCTATTTTCTTGTATCACTAATTTATATGTTAGCTATTGGACTTTATGTCTATAGTTTTAATGGTGGCAGCACTACACTTGAGCTGTTTAGTTTCTCAATGACTCTACCTGTAGCGTTTTGGATTGTTCTTCCCATTTTATTTTTGGTTATTGGTTCTATCGGGCATTTGGTATTTTATAATTTTAAAGATTTTTTGTACAAAAGAGCATTGAAAAAAGATAATGAACTCTTTCAAGAAGCGACTAAAAATCGTATTTTGGGAGAAGAAGTTACGACTTCTTATAAAACAGAAGGTTTTAAATTTGCAGGTAAAGTTCTTCAATGTATGCGCTTTGATCCAGCTCTCCCTACAACGTTTCTTGAAGAAGATGTTGCTAAGGTATGTGCCCTAGCCGTCAGTGTCGCCAATGGTAATTATGAAGATCTTAAAAAATACAGATTGGCTAAAGCAAACCCTCTTGTCATTCAAAACAGTATTAATCGCCTTAAAGTTGAACCGCGTTTTGCGCTTGAAGTATTGAAAAATTGTAAAGAGCTTGATAATGAACTCTGCCGTCAAGCATATGATGCGTTGATTGGTTTTGCAAGCTTTAATGAAATTAAACGATATGATTTTCCACCAGAAAAACGTACTTTCCGTCGCATGATGGAGCGTTATTTGGATGCTGATGACAGTTTTGATATGGATATAAAATCCATTGAAGATATGTTAGAGCATTTCAATGCAGATCGTGCAGATTACCTTGAACTAGCCCATGAAATCAAAATTAAACTCACCCCAGATGCACTCATCGCACTCTTTGAAAAACTTTACAATTCTAAAGGTGCGGTTGCAGCGGATGCATACTTGTATGTACTTTATGATCTTCAGATGATTGATAAAATTCGTGATCTTTTACTCAACTCTGATCCTGAAGATTTTGTGAAATTTAAAACCATTCTATTTTTACGAGATCATGGCAGAAATATTGATATCGAAAAATTCTTGCGTTTATGA
- a CDS encoding tRNA dihydrouridine synthase, whose protein sequence is MIHEIDFSKGILALAPLAGFTDLPFRSVVKKFGADVTFSEMISANALRYGSEKTFKMLTKSPLETPYIVQIAGSDLVSIKEAVLALNDIEGIDGIDLNCGCPVPKIISQEAGSSLLLNLPHMQKIIETIKTYSNKRYTSAKVRLGFTTKIPEEIAKACESAGVDFMSMHGRTRAGAYKAEVDYQAIARARASVKIPLIANGDIVSYEKALHVKEVTGCNSLMIGRGAVGNPWIFYQIKNELSHVEKTKILEIVLEHYDAMIDFYGEKGLAIFRKHLHTYSKGFREASEFRDKINRIEDEVLMREAIATFFAQ, encoded by the coding sequence ATGATTCATGAGATAGACTTTAGTAAGGGCATTTTAGCCCTTGCACCTCTTGCTGGTTTTACCGACCTTCCATTTCGTTCTGTTGTTAAAAAATTTGGGGCAGATGTCACTTTTTCTGAAATGATCAGTGCCAATGCGCTGCGTTATGGTTCCGAAAAAACCTTTAAAATGCTCACCAAATCGCCTTTAGAAACACCCTACATTGTACAAATTGCAGGATCTGATTTAGTGTCGATTAAAGAGGCTGTGCTAGCCCTGAATGATATTGAGGGTATTGATGGGATTGATCTAAACTGTGGATGTCCTGTGCCTAAGATTATCTCCCAAGAAGCAGGTTCATCACTGCTACTGAACCTTCCGCATATGCAAAAAATCATTGAGACGATTAAGACTTATTCTAACAAACGCTACACCAGTGCTAAAGTACGACTAGGCTTTACGACCAAAATTCCTGAAGAGATTGCAAAGGCATGTGAGAGTGCTGGAGTTGATTTTATGAGTATGCACGGACGTACACGTGCAGGAGCGTATAAAGCGGAAGTTGACTATCAAGCCATAGCGCGAGCACGTGCGTCTGTTAAAATCCCTCTGATCGCCAATGGCGACATCGTTAGCTATGAAAAAGCGTTACATGTAAAAGAGGTCACAGGATGCAACAGCTTGATGATTGGGCGAGGTGCTGTTGGAAATCCATGGATTTTTTACCAAATCAAAAATGAACTGTCTCATGTGGAAAAAACAAAAATTTTAGAAATAGTGCTAGAGCATTATGATGCCATGATAGATTTTTACGGTGAAAAAGGACTTGCTATTTTTCGTAAGCATTTACATACGTACTCAAAAGGGTTTCGTGAAGCGTCTGAATTTAGAGATAAAATTAACCGCATTGAAGATGAAGTGCTTATGCGAGAAGCGATTGCAACTTTTTTTGCTCAATAG
- a CDS encoding AEC family transporter → MIALIFFKEDIKEKSIITICVIIGNTGNLGIPLGIALFGDDSILYMSMINITNVFIVYTLGVFFYSRGNFSIKQSLFNIEITGHLVC, encoded by the coding sequence GTGATTGCATTGATTTTCTTTAAAGAGGACATTAAAGAAAAATCCATCATCACGATCTGTGTTATCATTGGCAATACGGGCAATCTTGGTATTCCTTTAGGTATCGCACTTTTTGGCGATGACTCTATTTTATACATGAGTATGATCAACATCACCAATGTTTTTATCGTTTATACCCTCGGTGTCTTTTTCTACTCCAGAGGTAACTTTAGCATCAAACAATCACTTTTTAACATTGAAATTACCGGTCATCTGGTTTGCTAG
- the fliN gene encoding flagellar motor switch protein FliN: MDAVDQEYVARKLLSGFENLLDISVDFVAELGTTNITIQKLLKLEKGSVIDLEKPAGESVELYINNKIFGKGEVMVYEKNLAIRINEILDSKTVIQYFKKENL; encoded by the coding sequence TTGGACGCAGTCGATCAAGAGTATGTCGCACGCAAACTTCTCTCCGGTTTTGAAAATCTTTTAGACATTAGTGTTGATTTTGTGGCGGAACTTGGCACGACCAATATTACGATTCAAAAGCTTTTAAAACTTGAAAAAGGTTCTGTCATTGACCTTGAAAAACCTGCCGGTGAAAGTGTTGAACTCTACATTAACAACAAAATCTTTGGTAAAGGAGAGGTTATGGTGTACGAGAAAAACCTCGCCATTCGTATCAATGAAATTTTAGACTCCAAAACCGTCATCCAATACTTCAAAAAAGAGAATCTATGA
- a CDS encoding ATP-binding protein: MITPAIGTTELYKQLSVLLKTDTPVFLHGSPGIGKSYIVNDIAKQEGLEIMDVRLSQLDAVDLRGIPTIKEHQTVWMPPVFLPTDAKSEGILFLDELNSAPLSVQAAIYQLVLDRKIGEYSLPKGWRIVCAGNKINDKGIVFKLPSPLSNRMVHLVLEAKFDDFKLWAMKHDVHHFIIGFLAFRPDLLSSEIPSYTETNPAFCSPRAWNMLSHILKNTTDIHSIHPIIYGTIGYAAGVEFIAFVNVYKTLPDVDAILAGETLGIPNEPSALYALCAALIERYTVLSQAEHLLAYSKHLPTEFAVMLIKDLIIKDEEIATLESFDAWMERYGDYII, encoded by the coding sequence ATGATCACACCTGCCATTGGAACAACTGAACTTTACAAACAACTCAGTGTTTTACTCAAAACCGATACGCCTGTTTTTTTGCACGGGAGCCCTGGCATTGGGAAATCCTACATCGTCAATGACATCGCCAAACAAGAGGGGCTTGAAATCATGGATGTGCGCCTCAGCCAACTCGACGCGGTGGATTTACGGGGAATCCCCACCATCAAAGAGCATCAAACCGTTTGGATGCCGCCTGTTTTTTTGCCCACTGATGCCAAGAGTGAGGGCATTTTGTTTTTAGATGAGCTCAACTCTGCACCGCTTTCGGTGCAAGCGGCGATTTATCAGCTGGTACTGGATCGTAAAATTGGCGAATATAGCCTTCCCAAAGGGTGGCGCATCGTTTGTGCGGGCAATAAAATCAATGACAAAGGCATTGTCTTTAAACTCCCTTCACCTTTAAGTAACCGCATGGTGCATCTGGTGCTAGAGGCAAAATTTGATGACTTTAAACTTTGGGCGATGAAACATGATGTGCATCATTTTATCATCGGTTTTTTAGCCTTTCGCCCCGATCTTTTAAGTTCTGAAATTCCCTCTTATACCGAGACAAATCCTGCTTTTTGCTCTCCACGAGCGTGGAATATGCTCTCCCATATCCTTAAAAATACCACTGACATTCACAGTATTCATCCCATTATTTACGGCACCATCGGCTATGCCGCGGGGGTTGAGTTTATTGCGTTTGTCAATGTCTATAAAACACTGCCCGATGTTGACGCTATCTTAGCGGGCGAGACACTAGGAATCCCCAATGAGCCCAGTGCGTTGTATGCGCTCTGCGCCGCACTGATTGAACGCTACACGGTGCTTTCTCAAGCGGAACATCTTTTGGCGTACTCTAAACATCTGCCGACTGAGTTTGCGGTGATGCTCATCAAAGACTTGATTATCAAAGATGAAGAGATCGCCACGCTAGAGAGTTTTGATGCATGGATGGAGCGTTATGGCGACTACATCATCTGA
- a CDS encoding vWA domain-containing protein translates to MATTSSELHKALFERIRIHFLFNHPFLSVLALSVPTRYITNAKSAFQTDGFSLSIDEEKLSRYSEEEIIYLYAHTLLHIVLKHPARRKAREELVWNQSCDVVINLILSEFDHVGVMPSDEIFDADMSGLSVEEVYEILYKEQEKQPSSEKDENEKQKSFIYDETKHDLESSNESLQSSEAKEKLDNIIIQALSIAKQATKAYDSLRIEIDTLLKPNIDLYDVLKEFLITALFEKTVTYNRPNRKYFQQGIYLPSTHKSKEQLELIIAIDSSGSVSLDEYQTFLGIVKEVCESFYEYSVTLLPFDLHVKEELIVSFDSFNPINSENLFIPKSDGGTNFNAVLDFIDTHYAIRSEQLLMVLSDGEFDIGRSLVCETLFVLSQKKNGAKFERYGRVIQFNL, encoded by the coding sequence ATGGCGACTACATCATCTGAGTTGCACAAAGCGTTGTTTGAGAGAATACGCATTCATTTTCTCTTTAACCATCCTTTTTTGTCAGTCCTTGCGCTCTCCGTTCCGACACGCTATATCACGAATGCCAAAAGTGCGTTTCAAACGGATGGCTTTTCGCTGAGCATTGATGAAGAAAAACTCTCACGTTACAGCGAAGAGGAGATTATTTATCTCTACGCACACACGTTGTTGCATATTGTTTTAAAGCACCCAGCACGTCGAAAAGCGCGTGAAGAACTCGTTTGGAATCAAAGTTGTGACGTGGTTATCAACCTTATTTTAAGCGAGTTTGACCACGTGGGTGTAATGCCAAGTGATGAGATTTTCGATGCCGATATGAGCGGTCTCAGCGTGGAAGAGGTGTACGAGATCCTTTACAAAGAGCAAGAGAAACAGCCCAGTTCTGAGAAAGATGAAAACGAAAAGCAGAAGTCGTTTATTTACGATGAAACCAAGCACGACCTTGAAAGCTCCAACGAGAGTCTGCAAAGCTCCGAGGCGAAGGAAAAGCTTGATAATATCATCATTCAAGCACTCAGCATTGCCAAGCAAGCGACGAAAGCCTACGACAGTTTGCGCATTGAAATCGACACTTTACTCAAACCAAACATTGACCTCTACGATGTTCTTAAAGAGTTTTTGATTACAGCACTTTTTGAAAAAACCGTGACGTATAACAGGCCTAATCGTAAGTATTTTCAACAAGGCATTTACCTGCCCAGTACGCACAAAAGTAAGGAGCAGTTGGAGCTTATTATCGCGATTGACAGCTCTGGAAGCGTGAGTTTAGACGAGTATCAAACCTTTTTGGGCATCGTCAAAGAGGTGTGCGAATCGTTTTACGAATACAGCGTGACGCTGTTGCCCTTTGATTTACATGTAAAAGAAGAGCTCATCGTCAGTTTTGATAGTTTCAATCCAATCAACTCTGAAAATCTCTTTATTCCCAAAAGCGATGGCGGGACGAATTTTAATGCCGTTTTGGATTTTATCGATACCCATTATGCTATTCGAAGCGAGCAGTTGTTGATGGTACTTAGCGATGGCGAGTTTGACATTGGGCGTTCTTTGGTGTGCGAGACGCTTTTTGTTTTGAGTCAGAAAAAAAATGGTGCAAAGTTTGAGCGGTATGGAAGAGTTATCCAATTTAACTTATAA
- a CDS encoding ArsC/Spx/MgsR family protein produces MFSTTPKQVIFYEKIGCSGNARQKALLREYGVSFEVRSLLDTPWDVPTLESFFHGLTPQEMLNPFAPQLKEGTFTLEDYTKESLIEKMVSEPILIRRPLLQIGDVKLCGFDIPRLNLLLHVKMPTPQNINACLSSDACSNA; encoded by the coding sequence ATGTTTTCAACGACGCCAAAGCAGGTCATCTTTTACGAAAAAATAGGTTGTAGCGGCAATGCACGTCAAAAAGCACTTTTACGTGAATACGGTGTTTCATTTGAAGTGCGAAGCCTTTTGGATACGCCTTGGGATGTACCCACATTGGAGTCTTTTTTTCACGGATTAACTCCCCAAGAGATGCTCAACCCTTTTGCGCCACAACTCAAAGAGGGAACGTTTACATTAGAAGATTACACCAAAGAGAGTCTTATCGAAAAGATGGTGAGCGAGCCTATCTTAATCCGTCGGCCACTCTTACAAATAGGTGATGTCAAGCTCTGCGGTTTCGATATTCCACGGCTAAATTTGCTTTTACATGTAAAGATGCCAACACCCCAAAATATCAACGCCTGTTTAAGCAGTGACGCATGCAGCAATGCTTAG